Proteins from a genomic interval of Salmo trutta chromosome 39, fSalTru1.1, whole genome shotgun sequence:
- the LOC115179348 gene encoding histone deacetylase complex subunit SAP18 has product MALESRITQEEIRKIPEKPIDREKTCPLLLRVFTTNGGRHHRGDEFARGQVPSSELQIYTWMDASLKELTSLVKEVYPEARKKGTHFGFAIVYPEPKRNGYRVKDIGNTMSGRKGENDSMTLQSQRFQIGDYLDIAITPPNRAPPLNPRMGMGRPF; this is encoded by the exons ATGGCTCTTGAGTCAAGAATCACACAAGAAGAGATTCGAAAAATCCCTGAAAAGCCTATTGACCGAGAAAAG ACTTGTCCTCTTCTGCTGCGGGTATTTACGACCAACGGTGGCAGGCATCACAGAGGGGACGAATTCGCACGAGGACAAGTCCCTTCAAGTGAGCTGCAAATCTACACATG GATGGATGCCTCGCTAAAGGAGCTGACCAGCCTAGTGAAGGAGGTGTACCCTGAAGCTCGGAAGAAAGGAACACACTTTGGTTTCGCCATCGTTTATCCTGAGCCCAAAAGAAATGGCTACAG AGTGAAAGACATCGGCAACACTATGTCAGGCAGGAAGGGGGAAAATGACTCCATGACGCTACAGTCACAGCGCTTCCAGATAGGAGACTACCTGGACATAGCCATCACACCACCCAACAGAGCCCCCCCACTTAACCCACGCATGGGCATGGGGAGGCccttctga